In the genome of Nonlabens sp. MB-3u-79, one region contains:
- a CDS encoding type III pantothenate kinase, translating into MIIAIDIGNTSIKIAVMDHFNIYITKRSNLSSFTTDLQGLLDIYPDVNELALCNVGKLPKELVQYLKVKFQTVFEVNSGIQLPFNNHYQSLTLGNDRMALVAGALCLSEKNKPLLVIDAGTCVTYDFVDQDKNYYGGAISPGLKLRYESLHNFTANLPLLEPQHVKEIVGNTTETSIHSGVMNGLSLEIKGVIKSYKKSHKDLEVFITGGDSELLIKQLKNRFFATPFLMLQGIYNLYLFNKNL; encoded by the coding sequence ATGATTATAGCTATAGACATAGGTAACACCTCCATCAAGATTGCTGTAATGGATCATTTCAATATATATATAACCAAACGATCCAACCTCAGCAGTTTTACTACCGACTTACAAGGCCTGCTAGACATCTATCCAGACGTTAATGAATTGGCACTATGTAATGTAGGAAAACTACCAAAAGAATTGGTACAATACCTCAAAGTGAAATTCCAAACCGTTTTTGAAGTGAACAGCGGTATTCAATTACCATTTAACAATCATTATCAAAGCTTAACGTTGGGTAACGACCGCATGGCCTTAGTCGCTGGAGCGCTTTGTTTATCAGAGAAGAATAAGCCTTTACTAGTCATAGACGCTGGTACCTGCGTGACTTACGACTTTGTAGACCAAGACAAAAATTACTATGGTGGTGCCATTTCTCCAGGATTAAAATTGCGTTATGAATCCCTCCATAATTTTACAGCAAACCTACCGTTATTAGAACCACAGCATGTAAAAGAAATAGTTGGAAACACAACTGAAACATCGATTCACAGTGGCGTGATGAACGGATTGAGTTTAGAAATAAAAGGAGTTATCAAGAGCTATAAAAAGTCTCATAAAGATTTAGAAGTATTTATCACCGGTGGTGATAGCGAGCTCTTGATAAAACAACTAAAAAACCGTTTCTTTGCCACGCCTTTTTTGATGCTACAAGGCATCTATAATTTGTATCTATTTAATAAAAACCTATGA
- the porU gene encoding type IX secretion system sortase PorU — protein sequence MRHLLYFIIFFLSGVALAQSGSESVQWQGFTSFDIGDQQLEVPFFNQNHVFNGEDLLWSKSYQVNQRVDEFSIKITNLKTQNLRISELGQLDRSQIPDGLQYSLRNALSRKRNYAQLNISPIYKEGNQYQKVLSFNYSYEYAPFSTPTKNASFGNSILASGDWYRFKVAKTGVNRINSSFLSNLGIDVSRIDPARIKIYGHGGTSLPLINSDEQFYDAPEIAITVTGSTDGRFDNNDQVLFYGTATDSDYVAENDSFINPYTDDSYYYITVDGAVGKRILPLIQPTGVAAVTYDYYYAKHHYEVDERNIASIGRIWYGERFDFEPEQSFEFEFENVVSTLPARIRITTGAVADNATSMSFNVNGQAIGSSNLSGIAGQNIRAASRANFLNNNTNLSSSAVTVTVSYNNNGNPGASGYLDYISLEVPQSLTGVGEQFRFTVPNASSQAGVVAYQFSNASEINEVWDVSDPYNVRKVSNTAQSAAFSFVDTGGETKDYVAVDNTDYYNVVSISNSRVANQNLKGTIFDDRSGNFSDIDYLIVTPQFLRSEAQRLANYHITENNLNTKVVTLQEIYDEFSEGRQDISAIRNFVRYIYDNASSPANRIQYLNLFGDASYDYKDRIRVRDNIVPSYFSVESTSLTTSYCTDDFYVFMDDGEGAVTASNLMDIAVGRMIVSDLQEAREMVDKVISYTAEPAFNKWRNNITLIGDDVDIASDGILQENVNDLGDEIFANRPDYNINKILLDSYQQFSTAGGPKYPDAVNDIKDAFEQGSLVINYFGHGNEDGLAREFVITQSLVENLRNPNTLPLFITVTCEFTRYDNPLRVSGGELTYLNPRGGAIASVATNRLIFVNVGAGFNNIIDEYLFSYNNVEPVSMAEALRLSKTDPRFQSNSTRRVIAFVGDPALKLAFPKPRVVLNTVNGNPIATNTDVLKALDRVTLGGEVQTLSGTRIDDYEGTLFATVFDKDINRETLANDNTREQTGSGSPPGEVIKLQFSQLGEALFRGQATITNGQFEFDFIMPRDTQIPIGTGRVSFYAKRTNLPEDQNGFSQDIQIGGINRNAPADDIGPEVGLFMNDTNFVSGGITDRDPFLLAFLNDDNGINTSSGIGHDITGILDGDETNPFILNDYYEAEEDDFTKGKVFFPLRDIAPGLHTLKVTAWDTYNNSAMNEIQFVVSESDGVELTRVLNYPNPFTTYTEFWFNHNRPFEPLDVQVQVMTISGKVVWSKNQNLTTTGFTSREITWDGRDDFGQRLGKGVYVYKITVKSTLTNKSASKIEKLVIL from the coding sequence ATGAGGCATTTATTATACTTTATAATCTTCTTTTTAAGTGGTGTGGCGCTAGCTCAGAGCGGTAGTGAGTCCGTTCAATGGCAAGGATTTACATCTTTTGACATAGGAGACCAGCAGCTAGAGGTTCCCTTTTTTAACCAAAATCACGTTTTTAATGGTGAAGATTTACTTTGGTCAAAAAGTTATCAGGTCAATCAACGGGTGGACGAGTTTTCTATCAAGATCACCAATTTAAAGACCCAAAACCTCAGAATTTCGGAATTAGGGCAGTTGGATCGTTCACAAATTCCTGACGGATTACAATATTCTTTGAGAAATGCGCTTTCGCGAAAGCGTAATTATGCTCAACTGAACATCTCCCCGATCTATAAAGAAGGAAATCAGTACCAAAAGGTACTCTCGTTTAATTATTCTTATGAATATGCCCCTTTTTCTACTCCGACCAAGAATGCGAGTTTTGGCAACTCCATTTTAGCCTCTGGAGACTGGTACCGATTTAAAGTAGCTAAAACGGGAGTGAATCGCATCAACAGTTCTTTTCTTTCTAACTTAGGAATAGATGTGAGTCGGATTGACCCTGCACGAATTAAAATATATGGTCATGGTGGTACATCTTTGCCTCTGATCAATAGTGATGAGCAGTTTTATGATGCGCCAGAGATTGCTATTACGGTAACTGGATCTACTGACGGTCGTTTTGATAATAATGATCAAGTACTGTTTTATGGTACCGCTACCGATTCTGATTATGTAGCAGAAAACGATAGTTTTATCAATCCCTATACAGATGATTCTTATTACTACATCACGGTAGATGGTGCGGTAGGGAAACGTATTTTACCGCTTATTCAACCTACTGGCGTCGCTGCGGTTACTTATGACTATTATTATGCAAAGCACCACTATGAAGTAGATGAAAGAAATATTGCCTCTATAGGTCGCATCTGGTATGGAGAGCGTTTTGACTTTGAGCCAGAGCAGTCTTTTGAGTTTGAGTTTGAAAATGTAGTTAGTACGTTACCAGCAAGAATTAGAATCACTACGGGCGCTGTAGCAGATAATGCTACTTCTATGTCATTTAACGTGAACGGGCAGGCTATAGGAAGCTCCAATCTCTCTGGGATAGCTGGCCAAAATATACGTGCTGCAAGTCGTGCCAACTTTTTAAATAACAATACGAACCTCAGTTCAAGTGCTGTTACAGTTACTGTTTCTTATAATAATAATGGAAATCCAGGTGCTTCAGGTTATCTGGATTATATAAGTCTTGAAGTGCCTCAAAGTCTTACTGGGGTAGGGGAACAGTTTAGGTTTACGGTTCCCAATGCTTCATCTCAAGCCGGGGTGGTAGCCTACCAATTCTCTAATGCTTCAGAGATCAATGAGGTTTGGGATGTGTCAGATCCTTATAACGTGCGTAAGGTTTCTAATACGGCTCAAAGTGCTGCTTTTTCTTTTGTAGATACTGGTGGCGAGACCAAAGACTATGTAGCGGTAGATAACACTGATTACTACAATGTAGTTTCTATAAGTAACAGCCGTGTCGCAAATCAAAATCTGAAGGGAACTATATTTGATGATCGTTCTGGAAACTTTAGCGATATCGATTACCTCATTGTAACCCCACAATTTTTGCGATCTGAGGCACAACGACTGGCTAACTATCACATCACTGAAAACAACCTCAATACTAAAGTGGTTACGTTGCAAGAAATCTACGATGAGTTCTCAGAAGGAAGACAAGATATCAGTGCGATTAGAAATTTTGTACGTTACATATATGACAATGCTTCCTCGCCAGCAAATAGGATTCAATATTTGAATCTATTCGGTGATGCGAGTTATGATTATAAAGACAGAATTAGAGTACGAGATAATATTGTGCCGTCCTATTTTTCGGTAGAGAGTACTTCTTTAACCACTTCCTATTGTACAGATGATTTTTATGTTTTTATGGATGATGGAGAAGGTGCTGTTACGGCAAGTAATCTCATGGATATTGCGGTAGGTCGAATGATTGTGAGTGATCTACAAGAAGCTAGGGAAATGGTAGACAAGGTGATTAGTTATACCGCAGAGCCTGCTTTTAATAAATGGAGGAATAATATTACGTTGATAGGAGACGATGTAGATATAGCTTCTGATGGTATTTTACAAGAAAACGTAAATGATCTCGGGGATGAAATTTTTGCCAACCGACCAGACTACAATATCAATAAAATCCTATTGGATAGTTACCAGCAATTCAGTACCGCAGGGGGGCCTAAATATCCCGATGCGGTAAATGATATTAAAGATGCTTTTGAACAAGGTTCTTTGGTGATCAATTATTTTGGTCATGGAAATGAAGATGGTCTGGCACGAGAGTTTGTCATAACGCAATCCTTGGTAGAAAATCTGCGCAATCCAAACACACTGCCTTTATTTATAACCGTCACTTGTGAATTCACACGCTATGATAATCCATTACGAGTAAGTGGCGGTGAGTTGACTTACTTAAATCCACGAGGTGGAGCGATAGCATCGGTAGCAACCAACCGATTGATTTTTGTAAATGTAGGTGCAGGATTTAATAATATTATAGATGAATATTTGTTCAGTTATAATAATGTAGAGCCGGTTTCTATGGCCGAAGCCCTAAGGCTTTCTAAAACAGATCCTCGTTTTCAATCTAATTCTACTCGTCGCGTAATTGCGTTTGTAGGCGATCCTGCTTTAAAACTAGCTTTCCCTAAACCTCGTGTCGTATTGAACACCGTAAACGGAAATCCGATTGCGACCAATACCGATGTGCTTAAAGCGCTGGATCGGGTGACTTTAGGTGGCGAGGTGCAAACCTTATCTGGTACGCGTATCGATGATTATGAGGGTACTTTGTTTGCAACTGTTTTTGATAAAGATATCAATCGAGAAACTCTGGCAAATGATAATACCAGAGAGCAAACTGGATCAGGTTCTCCGCCTGGGGAAGTTATAAAATTGCAGTTCAGCCAGTTGGGAGAAGCATTGTTCAGAGGTCAGGCAACGATTACTAATGGCCAATTTGAATTTGATTTTATCATGCCTAGGGATACACAAATTCCTATAGGTACTGGGCGGGTTTCTTTTTATGCAAAAAGAACCAACCTTCCAGAAGATCAAAATGGCTTTTCTCAAGACATACAAATAGGAGGTATCAACCGCAATGCTCCTGCAGATGATATAGGGCCGGAAGTAGGCTTGTTTATGAACGACACCAACTTTGTTTCTGGCGGTATTACCGATAGGGATCCTTTTTTATTAGCTTTTTTAAATGATGATAACGGTATCAATACCTCAAGTGGTATAGGTCATGACATTACTGGGATTTTAGATGGCGATGAAACCAATCCGTTTATATTAAACGATTATTACGAAGCTGAGGAAGACGATTTTACTAAAGGGAAAGTATTTTTCCCGTTAAGAGATATAGCGCCGGGACTTCATACATTAAAAGTAACAGCTTGGGACACTTATAACAATAGTGCGATGAATGAGATTCAATTTGTCGTGTCAGAATCTGATGGGGTCGAGCTGACTAGAGTTTTGAATTACCCCAATCCGTTTACCACCTACACAGAGTTTTGGTTCAATCACAACCGACCTTTTGAGCCGCTTGACGTACAAGTACAAGTAATGACCATAAGCGGTAAAGTAGTCTGGAGTAAGAATCAAAATCTTACAACGACTGGTTTTACCTCTCGAGAAATTACATGGGATGGAAGAGATGATTTTGGTCAGCGATTGGGAAAAGGTGTTTATGTGTATAAGATTACCGTAAAATCTACGTTAACTAACAAGTCAGCGAGCAAGATCGAAAAGCTCGTTATTTTATAA
- the cdd gene encoding cytidine deaminase — MKKLEIHTTLEVYDNKEELAANDLSLMELAVKARHRAYAPYSNFTVGCALLLENGEIVTGNNQENAAYPSGLCAERVAIFAAGAQYPGVAVLKLAITASPKDDSFHKPVPPCGACRQSIAEYENNQDKDIELYFMGAAGNVLKSHSLRDLLPLVFDKKYL; from the coding sequence ATTAAAAAGCTAGAAATACATACGACCTTAGAGGTCTACGACAACAAAGAAGAGCTGGCCGCAAATGACCTCTCTTTAATGGAGTTGGCTGTAAAAGCCCGTCACCGTGCTTATGCGCCTTATTCTAATTTTACTGTAGGTTGTGCCTTGCTTTTAGAGAATGGCGAGATCGTTACCGGTAACAATCAAGAAAACGCTGCTTATCCTTCGGGACTTTGTGCAGAGCGTGTAGCAATTTTTGCAGCTGGAGCACAATATCCTGGTGTTGCTGTTTTAAAACTGGCTATTACAGCAAGCCCTAAAGATGATTCTTTTCACAAACCAGTACCGCCTTGTGGCGCCTGCAGGCAATCTATTGCCGAGTATGAAAACAATCAAGATAAGGATATCGAGCTCTATTTTATGGGTGCTGCAGGTAATGTTTTGAAGTCTCATTCTCTACGCGATTTACTACCACTTGTTTTTGATAAGAAATATCTATAA
- a CDS encoding UDP-N-acetylmuramoyl-tripeptide--D-alanyl-D-alanine ligase: MTDQIHQIFLKSTGVNTDTRTIEKGQVFFALSGENFDGNLYVEEALQQGAVHAVSTDSKWNEDDRVTVVKEVLECLQQLATLHRHHINIPIIALTGSNGKTTTKELIIAVLSTQFKVKGTEGNLNNHIGVPLTLLSLNSSHQIGVVEMGANHPKEIAALCEIAQPDFGLITNYGKAHLEGFGGVEGVKTSKSELYDYLRKSKGTAIIGRWDPEQIVRSAGIHQVFTPENTSLYSETPFVTFITENNLIKTHLTGAYNYHNALFAFAIGLLMDMKPKNIVEGIESYIPKNNRSQIIEVGKTKIILDAYNANPSSMKVAIENLAAQEYKHKVAILGDMFELGAYALEEHQNMVNLTEDLKINDVFLLGKHFSKSTTGYAVPFKSLDDFCESYKINTDKEQVILIKGSRGMGLERLLKDQEWYS, from the coding sequence ATGACCGACCAGATTCATCAAATATTCCTTAAATCTACCGGAGTAAATACAGACACCCGTACCATAGAAAAAGGACAAGTATTCTTTGCCCTTTCTGGTGAAAATTTTGATGGCAATCTTTATGTAGAGGAAGCTCTTCAACAAGGAGCCGTTCATGCAGTAAGTACCGATTCCAAATGGAATGAAGATGATAGAGTAACCGTTGTAAAGGAGGTGCTGGAATGTTTACAGCAACTCGCGACGTTGCACAGACACCATATCAATATACCCATCATAGCACTAACGGGTAGCAATGGTAAAACAACAACGAAAGAACTCATCATAGCCGTTTTATCCACTCAATTCAAGGTAAAAGGAACCGAAGGAAACCTTAACAATCACATAGGGGTGCCTCTTACCCTACTTTCATTGAACTCCAGTCATCAGATAGGCGTTGTAGAAATGGGAGCCAACCATCCCAAAGAAATAGCCGCTTTGTGTGAGATTGCGCAACCTGATTTTGGTCTAATTACTAATTATGGCAAAGCCCACTTAGAGGGTTTTGGCGGTGTAGAAGGTGTTAAAACGAGTAAAAGTGAGCTGTATGATTACTTAAGAAAGTCAAAGGGTACAGCTATTATTGGAAGATGGGATCCAGAACAGATCGTAAGATCAGCTGGGATTCACCAAGTATTCACCCCTGAAAACACCAGTTTGTATTCAGAAACACCCTTTGTTACATTTATCACAGAAAACAACTTGATTAAAACACATCTTACAGGGGCATATAACTATCACAACGCACTCTTTGCGTTTGCCATAGGGCTTCTAATGGATATGAAGCCAAAAAACATTGTTGAAGGAATAGAAAGTTACATTCCTAAAAATAATCGCTCTCAGATTATTGAAGTGGGAAAGACAAAAATCATTCTCGATGCCTATAATGCAAACCCAAGCAGCATGAAGGTGGCTATAGAAAATCTAGCAGCTCAAGAATACAAGCATAAAGTAGCTATTTTGGGAGACATGTTTGAACTAGGAGCATATGCCTTAGAAGAGCATCAAAACATGGTCAACCTTACAGAAGATTTAAAAATAAATGATGTTTTCTTATTAGGAAAGCACTTTAGTAAATCCACAACGGGTTATGCGGTACCATTTAAAAGTTTAGATGATTTCTGTGAATCTTATAAAATAAACACTGACAAAGAGCAAGTTATATTAATAAAAGGATCCCGAGGAATGGGCTTAGAGCGCCTATTAAAAGACCAAGAATGGTATTCTTAA
- the porV gene encoding type IX secretion system outer membrane channel protein PorV translates to MKKIFLLFVVVTFAFPSLSKAQDNDTRVITTALPFLRIAGDPRAAGMGDMGVATSPDAWSQQWNPAKYAFSTREHKFGVAYTPYLGNLVDDIAIAQLVYSNRINDQSAFAGSLRYFSLGSITLRQDAADPGREENPNEFVLDGTYSLKLSEQFAMAVTGRFLRSDLRIQGVDSDATAANSFGVDVSGYYQSEEEAYDNFNGRWRGGFNISNIGPKVSYDAGGQENFIPTNMALGGGFDFILNDGFSKIGVTAEVNKLLVPTPPIREDGDANGNGTPREILEGQDDDVTFISGMFQSFGDAPGGLSEEIREFTWALGFEYTYNDAFAMRLGYFNEADDKGARKFLALGTGFEFSQINIDLSYLFSTSRVNSPLEGTLRFGLTFNFGDEFTEY, encoded by the coding sequence ATGAAGAAAATATTCTTACTTTTTGTAGTAGTAACATTTGCATTTCCTAGCTTGAGTAAGGCCCAGGATAACGATACCAGAGTCATAACCACAGCATTACCCTTTTTAAGAATTGCAGGAGATCCTAGGGCTGCTGGTATGGGGGATATGGGTGTTGCAACTAGTCCAGATGCCTGGTCACAACAGTGGAATCCTGCTAAGTATGCCTTTAGCACAAGAGAACACAAATTTGGAGTTGCTTACACGCCATATTTAGGAAATCTTGTGGACGATATTGCTATTGCACAATTGGTTTATTCTAATAGAATTAACGATCAAAGTGCTTTTGCAGGTAGTTTAAGGTATTTCTCTTTGGGTTCTATCACATTGCGTCAAGACGCAGCAGATCCAGGTAGAGAAGAAAATCCAAATGAATTTGTCTTAGACGGTACCTACTCACTCAAATTAAGCGAGCAGTTTGCTATGGCGGTAACAGGTCGTTTTTTAAGATCTGATTTACGTATTCAAGGAGTGGATAGTGATGCTACTGCGGCAAATAGTTTTGGAGTGGATGTTTCTGGTTATTACCAGTCTGAAGAAGAAGCTTACGACAACTTCAATGGTCGCTGGAGAGGTGGTTTTAATATTAGTAATATAGGTCCTAAAGTATCCTACGACGCTGGAGGACAAGAAAACTTTATTCCTACAAATATGGCTTTAGGTGGAGGTTTTGATTTTATCCTCAACGATGGTTTTAGTAAAATAGGAGTGACTGCTGAGGTCAATAAATTATTAGTTCCTACACCACCGATTAGAGAAGACGGAGATGCAAACGGGAACGGGACGCCACGTGAAATTTTAGAAGGTCAGGACGATGATGTAACTTTTATCTCTGGAATGTTTCAATCATTCGGGGATGCCCCTGGAGGTCTTAGTGAAGAAATAAGAGAGTTTACTTGGGCATTAGGATTTGAGTATACCTATAACGATGCTTTTGCAATGCGCTTGGGTTACTTTAATGAGGCAGACGATAAAGGAGCAAGAAAATTCTTAGCCTTAGGTACGGGATTTGAATTCTCACAAATCAATATTGATCTTTCTTATTTATTTTCTACAAGTCGCGTCAACAGTCCGCTAGAAGGAACTTTAAGATTTGGTCTTACCTTTAATTTTGGTGATGAATTCACAGAATACTAG
- the gldJ gene encoding gliding motility lipoprotein GldJ — protein sequence MKKYFAVKAVFALLSGMAIVSCGGGGSDYTSTSRGTGWDVTGKNGFELSTKYKEQDTGPGLVFIEGGTFTMGRVKDDPMHDWNNTPNQQHVQSFYMDETEVTNGMYLEMLEYIKAVFPADDEAYSKIYNGAVPDTLVWRNRLGFNEEMTKNYLRHPAYQNYPVVGVTWIQAVEFANWRTDRVNELILNEQGYTSKNALTANQGSQEVFNTETYLAAPTLVYKGDSTITMGGKRSAAVVKKKEARAAKDSTLQVKGLYVTRKDGILLPAYRLPTEAEWEYAALGLGSLREYNSYRGRKKYPWDGQYTRSGNRKTRGDHLANFKQGDGDYGGIAGWSDDGADITAPVKFYEPNDFGVYEMAGNVSEWVADVYRPMIDDEFNDFNYYRGNVYTRNKIDNTGKVAIVDKVDIDEIPYQTLSNGKVIARALPGEIEQEAIDEDETYLRTNFDRSDNRDFRDGDAQSTKYFASDKTTQNNPENRMYNSPVHSASVDSTGTLDRQYDTDSNRTSLINNEVRVIKGGSWRDRAYWLDPASRRSYPQDMAKDDLGFRCAMSRVGSKAKKTKTPR from the coding sequence ATGAAGAAGTACTTTGCAGTAAAAGCAGTCTTTGCTCTCTTATCCGGTATGGCTATAGTGAGTTGTGGTGGTGGTGGAAGCGACTACACCAGCACATCTCGTGGAACCGGTTGGGACGTAACCGGTAAAAACGGATTTGAATTAAGCACTAAATATAAAGAACAGGATACGGGACCCGGTCTTGTATTCATAGAAGGTGGTACATTTACCATGGGCCGTGTTAAAGATGACCCTATGCACGATTGGAACAATACTCCTAATCAACAGCACGTGCAATCTTTTTATATGGATGAAACAGAAGTGACTAACGGGATGTATCTAGAGATGCTAGAATACATCAAAGCCGTTTTCCCTGCTGATGACGAAGCATACAGTAAAATCTATAATGGAGCTGTACCAGATACTCTCGTTTGGAGAAACCGTTTAGGTTTTAATGAAGAAATGACAAAAAACTATTTGCGTCACCCTGCATACCAAAACTATCCTGTTGTTGGAGTAACTTGGATTCAAGCTGTTGAATTTGCTAACTGGAGGACTGATCGTGTGAATGAACTAATTCTTAACGAGCAAGGCTACACTTCTAAAAATGCTCTTACTGCAAATCAAGGCTCGCAAGAAGTCTTCAATACAGAAACATACTTAGCTGCTCCTACTTTAGTTTATAAAGGAGATTCAACAATTACAATGGGAGGTAAAAGATCTGCTGCAGTTGTAAAAAAGAAAGAAGCAAGAGCCGCAAAAGATAGTACGCTACAAGTGAAAGGACTTTACGTGACAAGAAAAGATGGTATTCTTTTACCAGCTTATAGATTACCTACTGAAGCCGAGTGGGAATATGCTGCCTTAGGATTAGGAAGTTTACGTGAGTACAATTCTTACCGAGGTAGAAAAAAATACCCATGGGATGGACAGTACACCAGAAGTGGAAATCGCAAAACACGTGGTGATCATTTAGCTAACTTTAAGCAAGGTGATGGAGATTACGGAGGTATCGCTGGATGGAGTGATGACGGTGCAGACATTACTGCTCCTGTAAAATTCTACGAACCTAACGACTTTGGAGTTTATGAAATGGCCGGAAACGTTTCTGAGTGGGTTGCTGATGTATATCGACCTATGATAGATGACGAGTTTAACGACTTCAACTACTACCGTGGTAATGTGTATACAAGAAATAAAATTGACAATACAGGTAAAGTCGCTATAGTTGATAAAGTAGATATAGATGAGATTCCTTATCAAACCTTAAGCAACGGTAAAGTGATTGCTCGTGCCTTACCAGGTGAAATAGAACAAGAAGCGATCGATGAAGACGAGACTTACTTGAGAACTAATTTTGATAGAAGTGATAACCGTGACTTCCGTGATGGTGATGCACAGTCCACAAAATATTTTGCTTCAGACAAAACAACGCAAAACAATCCTGAGAACAGAATGTACAACTCCCCCGTACACAGTGCGAGTGTTGATTCTACAGGTACTCTAGACCGTCAGTATGATACAGATTCCAACAGAACTTCCCTTATCAACAACGAGGTAAGAGTTATCAAAGGTGGATCTTGGAGAGACAGAGCCTACTGGTTAGACCCTGCTTCCAGAAGATCTTACCCTCAAGATATGGCAAAGGATGACTTGGGTTTCCGATGTGCGATGTCAAGAGTTGGTTCTAAAGCTAAAAAGACAAAAACTCCTCGATAA
- the pdhA gene encoding pyruvate dehydrogenase (acetyl-transferring) E1 component subunit alpha, with amino-acid sequence MKKVTKDVLLNWYEEMLFWRKFEDKLAQVYIQQKVRGFLHLYNGQEAILAGALHAMDLTKDKMITAYRNHVQPIGMGVDPKRVMAELYGKATGTSQGLGGSMHIFSKEHRFYGGHGIVGGQIPLGAGIAFGDKYHGVDAVTLTFFGDGAARQGSLHEAFNLAMLWNLPVVFCVENNGYAMGTSVARSANHTDIWKLGLGYEMPCGPVDAMDPEKVAEAMHEAIERARSGGGPTFLELKTYRYRGHSMSDAQKYRTKDEVAEYQKIDPIAQIKDRLMNDHNVTEEDFKATAKRVKARVAECEKFAEDSPYPEKNVMYDAVYEQEDYPFLPAKL; translated from the coding sequence ATGAAAAAAGTCACTAAAGACGTCTTACTCAACTGGTACGAGGAAATGCTTTTCTGGAGAAAATTTGAGGATAAATTAGCGCAAGTTTATATTCAACAAAAAGTACGCGGATTTTTGCACCTGTACAACGGTCAAGAAGCCATACTTGCAGGTGCACTGCATGCTATGGACCTGACTAAAGACAAAATGATCACGGCTTACCGTAATCACGTACAACCTATAGGAATGGGTGTGGACCCTAAACGAGTTATGGCCGAGCTTTATGGAAAAGCCACCGGTACTTCTCAAGGCCTAGGTGGATCCATGCACATCTTTTCTAAAGAACATCGTTTTTATGGTGGTCACGGTATTGTAGGGGGACAGATTCCTTTAGGAGCTGGAATAGCTTTTGGTGATAAATACCACGGTGTAGATGCAGTAACGCTTACGTTTTTTGGAGATGGAGCGGCACGTCAAGGTTCGTTGCACGAAGCATTTAACCTGGCCATGCTCTGGAATCTTCCAGTAGTATTTTGTGTGGAGAACAATGGGTATGCCATGGGTACTAGTGTAGCTCGTTCGGCAAACCATACCGACATATGGAAGCTAGGATTAGGTTATGAAATGCCTTGTGGGCCTGTGGACGCAATGGATCCAGAAAAAGTAGCTGAAGCAATGCATGAAGCCATTGAAAGAGCTCGTTCTGGTGGAGGGCCTACATTTCTTGAATTAAAGACCTATAGATATAGAGGTCACTCTATGAGTGATGCTCAAAAATACAGAACTAAAGACGAGGTAGCCGAATATCAAAAAATTGATCCGATTGCTCAGATCAAAGACCGTTTGATGAACGACCACAACGTGACTGAAGAAGATTTTAAGGCAACAGCTAAGCGCGTTAAAGCACGAGTAGCAGAATGTGAGAAGTTTGCAGAAGACTCTCCATACCCAGAAAAGAATGTGATGTACGACGCCGTATATGAGCAAGAAGATTATCCATTTTTACCAGCAAAACTATAA